In a single window of the Amycolatopsis sp. cg5 genome:
- a CDS encoding PucR family transcriptional regulator, with amino-acid sequence MALSLRELAGSLGLVVRAGEGALDRAIGWVHPTELTDPNAFLEGGELLLTTGLALDEHTSGAYVRRLVEARVAGLGFGIGLSHLSIPAALVATAAEVGLPVLEVPRRTPFIAITRAVSRAVAADEYASVVRTGRGQQELTRAAVGRGGPGAVVRRLARLVDGWALLLDAGGAVIEAAPASARGFGPGLAGELRRLKAGARVARIGEHEVVVQTLDTRARGYLAVGKDALDAADRYIVNTAVSLLSLALEQDRAQEGAVRRLRSVLLDLLADKPESAVRSMRTLWGGAPAPPWSVLAVSGTPAARRVLFDALEAEFEDLPERPFFAESGPFVVILCSAEAESWVLEKATGLHAGASMPVSLEDFSAGLRQAEQASRAAQAKRVPVVRFADHAAHGLVELVDPEVAQAFAGTLLAPLRQHDATGRGDLVTSLRCWLEHHGHWDLAANQLDVHRHTLRNRMRKVEELTGRSLDSPGFRAELWLALQV; translated from the coding sequence ATGGCACTTTCGCTGCGCGAGCTGGCCGGTTCGCTGGGACTGGTCGTGCGTGCGGGCGAGGGAGCGCTGGACCGGGCGATCGGGTGGGTGCACCCGACCGAGCTCACCGATCCGAACGCCTTCTTGGAGGGCGGCGAGCTTTTGCTGACCACCGGACTGGCTTTGGACGAGCACACTTCGGGCGCATACGTCCGACGACTGGTCGAAGCGCGGGTCGCGGGATTGGGCTTTGGAATCGGGCTGAGTCATCTTTCGATTCCCGCCGCTTTGGTCGCGACGGCCGCCGAAGTCGGCTTGCCGGTGCTGGAGGTTCCGCGGCGGACACCGTTCATCGCGATCACGCGCGCGGTTTCGCGAGCGGTCGCCGCCGACGAGTACGCGTCGGTCGTGCGGACGGGACGTGGGCAGCAGGAACTCACACGAGCCGCGGTCGGGCGCGGCGGACCAGGCGCGGTCGTGCGGCGGTTGGCTCGGCTCGTCGACGGGTGGGCGCTGCTGCTCGACGCGGGCGGCGCCGTCATCGAGGCGGCACCCGCGTCGGCGCGCGGGTTCGGGCCGGGCCTGGCCGGCGAGCTGCGCCGGTTGAAGGCGGGCGCGCGGGTGGCGCGGATCGGCGAACACGAAGTCGTCGTCCAGACCCTCGACACCAGGGCTCGTGGCTACCTCGCGGTGGGGAAGGACGCGCTCGACGCCGCCGACCGGTACATCGTCAACACCGCCGTCTCCTTGCTTTCCCTTGCGCTGGAACAGGACCGCGCGCAAGAGGGCGCGGTGCGCCGTCTGCGTTCCGTGCTGCTCGACCTGCTCGCGGACAAGCCGGAATCAGCCGTGCGGTCGATGCGGACGCTCTGGGGTGGCGCGCCCGCGCCACCGTGGTCGGTGCTCGCGGTGAGCGGAACGCCGGCAGCGCGCCGAGTGCTTTTCGACGCGCTCGAGGCGGAGTTCGAAGACTTGCCAGAGCGACCGTTCTTCGCGGAGTCAGGACCGTTCGTGGTGATTCTCTGCTCCGCGGAAGCCGAATCATGGGTGCTCGAGAAGGCAACGGGCTTGCACGCGGGTGCCTCGATGCCAGTGTCCCTTGAGGACTTCAGTGCCGGATTGCGTCAAGCCGAGCAAGCGTCGCGCGCCGCGCAAGCGAAACGCGTGCCGGTCGTGCGCTTCGCCGACCACGCCGCGCACGGATTGGTCGAGCTGGTCGATCCCGAGGTGGCGCAAGCGTTTGCGGGAACGCTGCTGGCCCCGCTGCGACAACACGACGCGACCGGACGCGGTGATCTCGTGACGTCTTTGCGCTGCTGGCTCGAACACCACGGCCATTGGGACCTCGCGGCGAACCAATTGGACGTCCATCGTCACACGCTGCGCAACAGGATGCGCAAGGTCGAAGAACTCACCGGGCGCAGTCTCGATTCGCCCGGCTTCCGCGCGGAGCTTTGGCTCGCGCTGCAGGTCTGA
- the pip gene encoding prolyl aminopeptidase has protein sequence MDLYPPIRPYAAGMLDVGDGHRVYVETAGNREGKPVVVLHGGPGSGIAALSRQHFDPAAYRIILFDQRGAGRSTPSIADTGADLSANTLWHLVDDMEKIREGLGVEQWQLFGGSWGATLALAYAETHPHRVSEIVLRGVFTARQQELDWIYRAGAGNLFPAEWANYLAPLGGDHADPLSVYRELVFHPDAGVAEGAAVAWSAWEGAIVSVVPQPGFLDSYSDPRFAVPFARIALHYFSHGAWLDPGQLIRDAGKLAGIPGVIVQGRYDVVCPPVTAYELHQAWPGSQLEIIESAGHAVTDPGVLGRLRAATDSFRP, from the coding sequence ATGGACTTGTACCCACCGATCCGGCCGTATGCCGCCGGAATGCTGGACGTGGGTGACGGGCACCGGGTGTACGTCGAGACGGCCGGTAACCGCGAGGGCAAACCCGTGGTGGTTCTGCACGGCGGCCCCGGCAGCGGGATCGCGGCGCTGTCCCGGCAGCATTTCGATCCGGCCGCGTACCGGATCATCCTGTTCGACCAGCGCGGCGCCGGGCGGAGCACGCCGAGCATCGCCGACACCGGCGCCGATCTGTCCGCCAACACGTTGTGGCACTTGGTCGACGACATGGAGAAGATCCGCGAAGGCCTCGGCGTCGAGCAGTGGCAGCTCTTCGGCGGATCGTGGGGCGCGACGCTCGCGCTCGCGTACGCCGAAACGCATCCGCACCGGGTGAGCGAGATCGTGCTGCGTGGCGTTTTCACGGCACGGCAGCAGGAACTGGACTGGATTTACCGTGCGGGCGCGGGAAACCTGTTCCCGGCGGAGTGGGCGAACTACCTCGCCCCGCTCGGCGGCGACCACGCCGATCCGCTTTCGGTCTATCGGGAGCTCGTCTTCCATCCGGACGCCGGCGTGGCCGAGGGCGCGGCGGTCGCGTGGAGCGCATGGGAGGGCGCCATCGTTTCCGTGGTGCCGCAACCGGGTTTCCTCGACAGCTACAGCGACCCGAGGTTCGCGGTGCCATTCGCGCGGATCGCGTTGCACTACTTTTCGCACGGCGCCTGGCTCGATCCCGGGCAGCTCATCCGCGACGCGGGGAAGCTCGCCGGGATTCCCGGGGTGATCGTGCAGGGCCGGTACGACGTGGTGTGCCCGCCGGTGACCGCCTACGAGCTGCATCAGGCCTGGCCGGGCTCGCAGCTCGAAATCATCGAAAGCGCCGGGCACGCGGTGACCGACCCTGGTGTGCTCGGCCGGTTGCGCGCGGCGACGGACTCTTTCCGGCCGTAG
- the panB gene encoding 3-methyl-2-oxobutanoate hydroxymethyltransferase, which yields MSATSDSGPEVAAPYGTGPSDQAAKPVKKVRIHHLRELKERGEPWPMLTAYDMYTAELFDEAGIPVLLVGDSAANNVFGYDTSLPVTVDELLPLVRGVTRSVKRALVVADLPFGSYQLSPEQALATSVRFMKEGRAHAVKLEGGRRFAAHVEALTSAGVPVMGHIGFTPQSEHNLGGYRVQGRGEAAEVLLADALALQEAGAFAVVMEMVPAEAAKRVTHELKIPTVGIGAGPDCDAQVLVWQDMAGLRRGKAPRFVKRYADVAGVLSQAATAFADEVRRGEFPASEHAFH from the coding sequence ATGTCAGCCACCAGCGATTCCGGCCCGGAGGTAGCGGCGCCGTACGGAACGGGCCCTTCGGACCAGGCGGCCAAGCCGGTCAAGAAGGTGCGTATCCATCACCTGCGTGAGCTCAAGGAGCGCGGCGAGCCGTGGCCGATGCTCACCGCCTACGACATGTACACCGCCGAGCTGTTCGACGAGGCCGGGATCCCCGTGCTGCTCGTCGGCGACTCGGCCGCGAACAATGTGTTCGGTTACGACACCTCGCTGCCGGTGACGGTGGACGAGCTGCTGCCTCTGGTCCGCGGCGTGACGCGTTCGGTCAAGCGGGCGCTGGTCGTGGCCGACCTGCCGTTCGGCTCGTATCAGCTCTCGCCCGAGCAGGCGCTGGCCACATCGGTGCGGTTCATGAAGGAAGGCCGCGCGCACGCGGTGAAGCTCGAAGGCGGCCGCCGGTTCGCCGCGCACGTGGAGGCGCTGACCTCGGCGGGCGTGCCGGTGATGGGCCACATCGGATTCACTCCGCAGAGCGAGCACAATCTGGGCGGGTACCGCGTGCAGGGGCGCGGCGAAGCGGCAGAGGTGCTGCTCGCCGACGCGCTGGCCCTGCAGGAGGCTGGCGCGTTCGCGGTCGTCATGGAGATGGTGCCCGCGGAGGCGGCCAAGCGGGTCACGCACGAACTGAAGATCCCGACGGTCGGCATCGGCGCCGGGCCCGACTGTGACGCGCAGGTGCTCGTCTGGCAGGACATGGCCGGACTGCGTCGCGGCAAGGCCCCGCGCTTCGTGAAGCGGTACGCGGATGTCGCCGGGGTGCTCTCCCAGGCGGCGACGGCGTTCGCCGACGAGGTGCGGCGGGGTGAATTCCCCGCCTCGGAGCACGCTTTCCACTGA
- the lysX gene encoding bifunctional lysylphosphatidylglycerol synthetase/lysine--tRNA ligase LysX, which produces MADVPQWKRKAGGIVATAVQLGAVFSLLYLLAGGIKGKLGTNVQTAFWVFGIPMSPSLIIVVLLFVLGAALRRRKTAALYTFILFQVGSLLYTIVMQAFVYLTPELVLSARQIRHIPGILWVLTLADLLSIALIAFLLMIRPAFPARLAPTAWRDGVTVLLGGLAGVMLIGWALTEAFPGRLENTFERLAWVFNHTTGELIRFRGTHAGPAWLDGLLDVSATLVAAAALYALFRGVRSRRLRTDVEELRVRKLLAEHGEDDSLGYFATRRDKSVVFAPSGRAAVTYRVLAGTSVASADPIGDPEAWPEAVQAWLSETYTYGWTPGVLGASERGAKVYTDAGLRALEIGDEAILDVRDFSLAGPERRSMRQAVKRIERAGYTTQVRRHGEIPEDEMAELLARAQHWRGNETERGFSMALGRLGDPSDGRSVMVEAYDAKGDLRGLLSFVPWGRRGLSLDLMRRDRDAENGLNEYMIAAVVEASSQLGAQQISLNFAMFRAVFAEGERIGAGPILRLWRSVLSVASRFFQLESLYRSNAKYGPFWQPRFLCYSSARRLVRVSIVAGALEGFVPTGASRALRLETVTDEFVAQVKQIDEDAARLAPKQARRPEQVRVRIDKLAKLRESGRDPYPAGFEREDLLGDVVKKFAGLPPDTLTGHRVRVAGRVIALRNHGGLAFAEVRDFSGELQLMLDASTLDLTDWRAGIDLGDHVGVSGQVVTSKRGELSVLVDEWTVTAKCLHPLPDKRKGLTDPETRVRQRYLDLVVNPDSTNMLRLRSTVVRAVRERLHHRDYLEVETPMLQTVHGGANARPFVTHINAYDMRMYLRIAPELYLKRLCVAGVERVFELNRNFRNEGVDATHNPEFTMLEAYQAYADYDTMRTLTRELIQHAAEAAYGAQVVRRPGPDGRLVEYDISGDWPVIPVHEAVSAKLGEQIDAGTSVEKLRELCRAHGIAVSDEAGHGDLVLKAHEHLVEASTVMPTFYTDYPTDVSPLTRQHRVDPRLAERWDLIAFGSEVGTAYTELTDPLEQRRRLEAQSLRAASGDVEAMELDEDFLLALEHGMPPTGGLGLGIDRLLMMLTGASIRQTVLFPFVRPHA; this is translated from the coding sequence GTGGCGGACGTGCCGCAGTGGAAGCGCAAGGCAGGCGGCATCGTCGCCACCGCCGTACAGCTCGGCGCGGTGTTCTCACTGCTGTACCTGCTGGCGGGCGGGATCAAGGGCAAACTGGGCACGAACGTGCAGACGGCGTTCTGGGTGTTCGGCATCCCGATGAGCCCGAGCCTGATCATCGTCGTCCTGCTGTTCGTGCTGGGCGCCGCGCTGCGCCGCCGCAAGACCGCGGCGCTCTACACCTTCATCCTGTTCCAGGTCGGCAGTCTGCTCTACACGATCGTGATGCAGGCGTTCGTGTACCTGACGCCGGAGCTGGTGCTTTCGGCCAGGCAGATCCGGCACATCCCCGGCATCCTCTGGGTGCTCACGCTGGCCGACCTGCTCTCGATCGCGCTGATCGCGTTCCTGCTGATGATCCGCCCGGCGTTCCCGGCCCGGCTCGCGCCGACCGCGTGGCGTGACGGCGTGACCGTTCTGCTCGGCGGCCTGGCCGGGGTCATGCTCATCGGCTGGGCGCTGACCGAGGCGTTCCCCGGCAGGCTCGAGAACACCTTCGAGCGGCTGGCCTGGGTCTTCAACCACACGACCGGCGAGCTGATCCGGTTCCGGGGCACCCACGCCGGGCCCGCGTGGCTCGACGGGCTGCTCGACGTCAGCGCGACGCTCGTCGCCGCGGCCGCGCTGTACGCGCTGTTCCGCGGTGTGCGCAGCCGTCGCCTGCGCACCGACGTGGAAGAGCTCCGCGTACGCAAACTCCTCGCCGAACACGGCGAGGACGACTCGTTGGGCTACTTCGCGACGCGAAGGGACAAGAGCGTCGTCTTCGCGCCGTCCGGCCGCGCCGCGGTCACGTATCGCGTGCTCGCGGGCACGAGCGTGGCCAGCGCCGACCCGATCGGCGATCCCGAGGCCTGGCCGGAGGCGGTTCAGGCTTGGCTCTCCGAGACCTACACCTACGGCTGGACGCCCGGTGTGCTCGGCGCGAGCGAGCGCGGCGCGAAGGTGTACACCGACGCCGGGCTGCGCGCGCTCGAGATCGGCGACGAGGCGATCCTCGACGTCCGCGACTTCTCGTTGGCCGGGCCCGAGCGCCGTTCGATGCGCCAGGCCGTGAAGCGGATCGAACGGGCCGGTTACACGACGCAGGTCCGCCGCCACGGCGAGATCCCCGAAGACGAGATGGCCGAACTGCTCGCCAGGGCGCAGCATTGGCGCGGCAACGAGACCGAACGCGGATTCTCGATGGCGCTCGGGCGCCTCGGCGACCCGAGCGACGGCCGCAGCGTCATGGTCGAGGCCTACGACGCCAAGGGCGACCTGCGCGGGCTCCTGTCGTTCGTGCCATGGGGCCGCCGCGGCCTCTCGCTCGACCTCATGCGCCGCGACCGCGACGCCGAGAACGGGCTCAACGAATACATGATCGCCGCCGTCGTCGAGGCGAGTTCGCAGCTCGGCGCGCAGCAGATCTCGCTCAACTTCGCGATGTTCCGCGCGGTCTTCGCCGAGGGCGAGCGCATCGGCGCCGGCCCGATCCTGCGGTTGTGGCGCTCGGTGCTCAGCGTCGCCTCGCGGTTCTTCCAGCTCGAGTCGCTGTACCGCTCGAACGCGAAGTACGGGCCGTTCTGGCAGCCCCGTTTCCTCTGCTACTCGTCGGCGCGGCGCCTGGTCAGGGTCAGCATCGTCGCGGGCGCGCTGGAAGGCTTCGTGCCGACGGGCGCCTCGCGCGCGCTGCGGCTGGAGACGGTCACCGACGAGTTCGTCGCGCAGGTGAAGCAGATCGACGAGGACGCCGCACGGCTCGCGCCCAAGCAGGCCCGCAGGCCCGAACAGGTCCGCGTCCGCATCGACAAGCTCGCCAAGCTGCGTGAATCCGGACGCGATCCGTATCCGGCCGGGTTCGAGCGCGAGGACCTGCTCGGCGACGTCGTCAAGAAGTTCGCCGGGCTGCCCCCGGACACCCTGACCGGGCATCGCGTGCGCGTCGCCGGCCGGGTGATCGCGTTGCGCAACCACGGTGGGCTCGCCTTCGCCGAGGTCCGTGACTTCTCCGGCGAGCTCCAGCTGATGCTCGACGCGTCCACACTGGACCTCACCGACTGGCGTGCCGGGATCGACCTCGGCGACCACGTGGGCGTCAGCGGCCAGGTCGTCACCTCGAAGCGCGGCGAACTGTCCGTTCTCGTCGACGAGTGGACCGTGACCGCGAAATGCCTGCACCCGCTGCCGGACAAACGCAAGGGGCTCACCGACCCGGAGACCCGCGTCCGCCAGCGCTATCTCGACCTGGTGGTCAACCCGGACTCGACGAACATGCTGCGGCTGCGGTCCACGGTCGTGCGCGCGGTGCGCGAGCGGCTGCACCACCGCGACTACCTCGAAGTCGAGACGCCGATGCTGCAGACGGTGCACGGCGGCGCGAACGCGCGGCCGTTCGTCACCCACATCAACGCCTACGACATGCGGATGTACCTGCGGATCGCACCGGAGCTCTACCTCAAGCGGCTGTGCGTCGCCGGCGTGGAGCGGGTGTTCGAGCTCAACCGCAACTTCCGCAACGAGGGCGTCGACGCCACGCACAACCCCGAGTTCACCATGCTCGAGGCGTACCAGGCGTACGCCGACTACGACACGATGCGCACGCTGACCCGTGAGCTCATCCAGCACGCCGCCGAAGCCGCGTACGGCGCGCAGGTGGTGCGGCGGCCCGGTCCCGACGGCAGGCTCGTCGAATACGACATCTCGGGTGACTGGCCGGTCATCCCGGTGCACGAGGCCGTCTCGGCGAAGCTCGGCGAGCAGATCGACGCCGGCACGTCCGTCGAGAAGCTGCGCGAGCTGTGCCGCGCGCACGGGATCGCCGTTTCGGATGAAGCGGGTCATGGTGATCTGGTGCTGAAGGCGCACGAACACCTCGTCGAGGCGTCGACCGTGATGCCGACCTTCTACACCGACTACCCGACCGATGTCTCTCCGCTCACCCGCCAGCACCGGGTCGACCCGCGGCTGGCCGAGCGGTGGGACCTGATCGCGTTCGGTTCCGAGGTCGGCACGGCCTATACCGAGCTCACGGATCCGCTGGAGCAGCGGCGACGGCTGGAGGCGCAGTCGCTGCGCGCGGCCAGCGGCGACGTCGAGGCGATGGAGCTGGACGAGGACTTCCTGCTCGCGCTCGAGCACGGCATGCCCCCGACCGGCGGCCTCGGCCTGGGCATCGACCGGTTGCTGATGATGCTGACCGGCGCGTCGATCCGGCAGACGGTGCTCTTCCCGTTCGTACGTCCGCACGCCTAG
- a CDS encoding DinB family protein: MAGNVGPVADERDGLLQFVAQQRLVIRTAAYGLTDEQARATPTSSTLSVGGLIKHVSEVEDGWIDIVLQKPIKPAADSQDDYANGFRLLEDETLEGVLSRYEEVARRTEEVIAGIEDLGQAVPVPKGIPWFPPDIEAWSVRWVLLHLIQETARHAGHADLVREHIDGATAMPLLAAAENWPETPWMKPWSPADATS, translated from the coding sequence ATGGCAGGAAACGTTGGGCCGGTCGCCGATGAGCGCGACGGCCTGCTTCAGTTCGTCGCGCAGCAGCGGCTGGTCATCCGGACCGCGGCCTACGGGCTGACCGACGAGCAGGCGCGGGCGACACCGACGTCGAGCACGCTGAGCGTCGGTGGCCTTATCAAGCACGTCTCGGAGGTCGAAGACGGCTGGATCGACATCGTGCTTCAGAAGCCGATCAAGCCGGCTGCGGATTCGCAGGACGACTACGCGAACGGGTTCCGCCTGCTCGAGGACGAGACGCTCGAAGGTGTCCTTTCGCGCTACGAAGAGGTCGCGCGGCGCACCGAGGAGGTCATCGCGGGCATCGAGGACCTCGGACAGGCGGTTCCGGTACCGAAGGGCATCCCGTGGTTCCCGCCGGACATCGAGGCCTGGTCGGTGCGCTGGGTGCTGCTGCACCTGATCCAGGAGACCGCGCGCCACGCCGGGCACGCGGACCTCGTCCGTGAGCACATCGACGGCGCGACCGCGATGCCGCTGCTGGCCGCCGCCGAGAACTGGCCGGAGACGCCGTGGATGAAGCCGTGGAGCCCGGCTGACGCGACGAGCTAG
- a CDS encoding methylated-DNA--[protein]-cysteine S-methyltransferase has product MPDSTDVLGCAMFGTAIGSCGIAWGERGIVGVWLPESSEAKTRAHLARLGAPELEPPDAVRKAIDDIVNLLTGTPNNLADVVVDLGGVPEFHQRVYEIARRIPPGKTLTYGDIAHELGMPGSAQAVGQALGRNPVPIVVPCHRVLAAGGKDGGFSAPGGVSTKRRMLVIEGALADEPTLF; this is encoded by the coding sequence ATGCCTGACTCCACCGACGTGCTGGGATGCGCGATGTTCGGCACGGCGATCGGCTCGTGCGGGATCGCGTGGGGCGAGCGCGGGATCGTCGGCGTCTGGCTGCCGGAAAGCAGCGAGGCCAAGACCCGCGCCCACCTCGCTCGGCTCGGCGCGCCCGAACTGGAACCGCCGGACGCCGTCCGCAAGGCCATCGACGACATCGTCAACTTGCTGACCGGAACGCCGAACAACCTCGCGGACGTCGTCGTCGACCTCGGCGGCGTGCCGGAGTTCCATCAGCGGGTCTACGAGATCGCGCGCAGGATCCCGCCGGGCAAGACGCTCACCTACGGCGACATCGCACACGAGCTCGGCATGCCGGGCTCGGCGCAGGCCGTCGGCCAGGCGCTGGGCCGCAATCCCGTGCCGATCGTCGTTCCGTGCCACCGCGTCCTCGCCGCGGGCGGCAAGGACGGCGGTTTCTCCGCACCGGGCGGCGTAAGCACGAAACGGCGGATGCTCGTGATCGAGGGCGCGCTGGCCGACGAGCCGACGCTGTTCTAG
- a CDS encoding VOC family protein, with protein MLTSTTITLDCADAGKLADFYQRLTGWKLDGTTLSNGSIDLGFQELDGYEGPGWPGAKHVHFDFTVDNLAEATEHALAIGAAKPDFQPGGTEWVVLTDPDGHPFCLVA; from the coding sequence ATGCTCACCTCGACCACGATCACCCTCGACTGCGCCGACGCCGGCAAACTCGCCGATTTCTACCAGCGGCTCACCGGCTGGAAACTCGACGGCACGACGTTGAGCAACGGCTCGATCGACCTCGGCTTCCAGGAGCTGGACGGCTACGAAGGCCCCGGCTGGCCGGGCGCCAAACACGTCCATTTCGATTTCACGGTCGACAACCTTGCCGAAGCGACCGAACACGCGCTCGCGATCGGCGCGGCGAAGCCCGATTTCCAGCCTGGTGGCACCGAATGGGTCGTGCTCACCGATCCCGACGGCCACCCGTTCTGTCTCGTAGCCTGA